In the genome of Neovison vison isolate M4711 chromosome 4, ASM_NN_V1, whole genome shotgun sequence, the window GAGTCCGCGGACCTGTTAGAAAGGGGCTCTTTTCCTGTGCTTTCCTGTTCCGTCTTCCGTCCCTAGAAACAGCCGCTAGAGTTAAATGGAAGAGGCAGGATTGCTGGTTGTGCAGCGTTTTCTTTTGAGAACGTGGAAAAATAGGCagcttcaaaacatttttttcctgctctgtctgCAGGCTAGGAAGAGACAAGACACTGGAGAGATGTTTGGGGACTATTTTCCAGGTTTTCGAGTTGCGTGaatacactttttaaatattgacAAGATATCAGAAATGCAAATGACAGTATGACCCTCCTGGACAATGTGGGAATATTAAGTGAAGTAAATAGATAATTATAGAAGGTAAAAATCCACTTAAGTGGGTGCTTTTTCTTATCATAAATATACTTAAtcacacaaaagagaaaaacgACTAAATCTAAATTAACTATAAGgaaggtgggttttgtttttgttttttgctttttgcgtTTTAAGTCAAACGCATTTAGGACTCCATGCTCTTCTACACCGGTTCCTTTGAAAGGCCAGGCATCGTCTTCTATGCTGCCGTGCACACACCACTAGTATAATTTGCAcacataaaaattacaaattttaacTATAGCTCCCTATTTGCACATATACTACTTATATCAAATGAAAAATCcagttatctttaaaaatatgttaactgaaaaaggaaagtacagaatgtgtattttttaaaaagacagagcaACACGATGTTTATTTCAAAATGGATTCATTTAATATTGCCAAACAGATAGCTGTCTCCTTATACAGTTCTCATGTTGGTAGTATAGACCAGTATCTTAACTATggaactgttttatttttcataattgagATACTTAATTCTTGCAATGGCACACTCACCATTAACAAAATTCTCTTAGTAACACTCCCAGACCATggaagttaaaattattttaaaaaattaaaattattatccaCTGCTGGAAggcctaaaaatataaataaatcactaaaaacagtatgaaaattaggtttttaaattaaaaattaaatttctctaaGAAATAGTTCAAATATATAATCATCTCCAGGTTAGTTACcaaaattttatacataaaatttcGGGGactaaaactaattttattttaggtaCAGGTGTATTTACCAAGTTATCAATCTTCTAGGATCTAGAAGACTTGAAATGTAACAAAGTTAATGTCATTTAAAGAGTTTCACGGatcttagttttaaaattattgaaaacatCACACATAATTAAACTTGGTTACGTACAATTTAAAATTGGGgcaactgtgtggctcagtgggttaagcctctgccttcagctcaggtcatgatctcagggtactgccacatcaggttctctgttcagcggggaccctgctccccaccccgccccccccaacttgtgatctctgtcaaataaataaataaaatctttttaaaaaatcatttaaaataaatacatcgaGGTTTCACTCATGAATTAGGAAGTACCAGTTTGATTTcccaatttgaatttttaatctaAGCCCTGAAAGCAATTCTATACAGGATTTcttgttccttttcattttaaatagaattgGCATTCATTTTGTCACTTTGCACTTATTTTCATTCAAACATGCTTCATGTTAACTTACAAATACTATAGGACTTACACTTTTAGCattaaaacaagttttatttaaaaattttaaaaacacaattcctttcaggaaaaaaaaatgagggtcttttttttctttcagttcataATAGGGTTCAGAGCAATTATTTGTCAATGTTTGGTAGGATGACCAGGATGTATGATCTACCTGATGTCATCGTcgtcatcatcttcttcttttttttttaagactttatttatttattcatgagagacagaaagagagtcagagaaagaagcaggctccctactgagcagagagtccaacacaagactccatcccaggaccctggaatcatgacaggagctgaaggcagatgcccaaaccatctgagccacccaggccccctaccTGGGGTCttctttaaaactaaattttGCTTCCACCTagagatctactgaatcagaatctctgaggaTGGGGTCTAggacaaactttttaaaatgttctcagggttctgttctTAAGCTAATGTGTGAGAGACACTGACTTAAAGTAGAAACCAAAATGTGACCTTGGGTGGTTTCACTGTAGATATAAAGTGAAGTAAATACTAAGGAAATTTAGGAAGTCCAGTCAAATCCCATAATGGTCTGTAAGGTAATCTAAGACTGCTGATGTGCTTGACAAAGCATTAAATActcttttttcctgccttgaAGTTATCTTTTCCATCATGTACATTAAATGTTGATGGAAACACATATATGGAGTTCCAAGTTCAAGAGCAATGTCAACCCAGTCCCAGATGCACTTCAGTGGGGTTTCCTCATATCCAGCAAACATGGCCGGGTTTGCTAAGAGTCCTCTTGCAACCATCACACCTATAAATTAAAGCACATTACATTTGTCCACATATTAAGAACTCATGGGTATGAGGTCAAACTTaatgaaacaaactgagaatactgaaaaataaagtattattacaAGGTTTCATAATAATCATGTATTAGTCTAAATTACAAACCAAATTGATTTGTTTATAAACCCAACAATGTTTCAATGTActtataagaatttaaaaaaaatttttaagacttttacaTTAAACAATTAGTCTCTAGGGATTTTTTTAGGGTTAATCCAGATTGTCATAAATTGGGTTTGCTTAAGTTTATTTGCATTCTCCCATTTAGCAACACTTATCACAGGCCTCGGTGTGCCAATAATTTAAGGGAGTAACAAAACTGTTTAGCAGTAGGTAGTTCCTTTGGCTTTATGACCACTCTGTGTTCactaatttctattttatgaaagGCTACCTATTTTACTAATAGCCTTCTAACTGGCCACTCATTGGATATGATGGTGGCAGAAAAGTAACTGACTTAATTTGCCCCAATTAAAATAATCTTCTGCCTCTGAGTATAAGAGTTAATATAGTTTTAATAAATTGTTTAGCTTAAATCAGTACAACAGGAAAATATGGCTCCACTTTGAAGACCAATAATGAAAAATCACATTAACCTTACTCTCCTAcgcccacattttttttttttgttaattaaaagtaaagaaaactcaAGTACTTATTTCTTACCATCTGTCCCAGTAATATGCCAtatattttctgcttcttttaagTTTCTGATGTCTCCGTTAGCAATTACAGGTATAGACATgttttccttaattattttaatagcctCATAGTGAACTGGCTGATGTCTTTCTTCAACAGTTCTTCCATGGACTGTAATCCAAGAAACTCCTGTTGCCTCAGCCTTTCGACAAAGATCTATAGTTCTTGTAAGGTCATCATGGATCCTGCAATTTCAAAATTACATCAGTCTACTTAGAGCGTACAAATCTTaatgctaaaattaataagttaaataaaataatatttcatctgATACATTATTCAGTTAGCTTTGCTATATTATCACCACATGCTACTATCAGAAAGGTTTTGTTCAGAGATCAGTTTCCATCTAAGACTTCAAATTTAGCTATTTCACTATTGGAACAATAGGATGACAAATTTTACCTTACCTAGTGCTTCACCCTTTTGGTTTTGATAACTGAAAAAGTCGTCCAAGAATACTTGGATGGAATGGAGGAATGGAAAGACAGTATCCTAATATCTTTTGTGTATGCCCCAATCTGCGAGTGGGAGAATATAATACATtatcatgaaatatatttttagccTGTCACCCAAAAACCTGTTCCTGGTTTATTCTCTTTTCATTGTGGAATTTTAGTGCaaacattatttctattttctactcTTGGCACCAGGAATGTTTCTCAACATCAtcattattgttttttgttgttttttttttttttttaagtagatgcCAGGCTCAGTgtagagcccgatgcaagacttgaactcatgactcctgagatcaagacctgagctgagattaagagttggacgcttaaaaGTGAGCTACCCGGTACCCCTCTCAGCATTATCATTTAAGCAGTACATGGAAAAAACAGGGTTTCTTTTCAGGGGAAGTTTTTAATAATAAAGGGATTTTTTAAtatctgttaaaaaataatgaagttctgttatttttataaataaaaattatggtaCATAATAATTTACTAAATGTCTTATTTCAACATATCCAAACACTAGCTACCAATTTATTAAGGATGGATACATCCACACTCTTAGACAAAAGGCACTTTTTTATTTCCTAGGTAATAGACTATCTTGTCAGTAGATTAAAATATTGTCTTTACCTTATTTTAATAGATACTGAAAATCTGGGATTTTCCACTTGATTTCTTACTTGTTTCACCATATCTCGAACAAGCTCTGGCTTGTTTATTAAGCAAGCTCCATAACCTTCTGCCATTGCCCACCTTTATAAAGCAGACacaacaaataaattataaatatatggaCAAGGAGATacaattttaaaagcatcattAAGTACATCTATTTCTCAGTCTTAGTGACCTGGAACGGAATCAGATTTTTATAATTCACAGATCCAACATTTTAAAGTGGATCaataggagaaaaggaaaacatgttCCCAGATCAAAAAGTGCTTAGGAGAAATGGTTTTCATTGGCAagtgagaaaattaaattaaaattcattcaaCCAAAACAGACTTAGGTATTTGTAATTAATTTCAAttacttcagatttttaaaattccaaatttgATGTTTATTGTACATAACAAGATGTTCTAGTAATCTTAATAGTAGAAAGATATTTTTGGCTTACAGCATTCCAACACCACTGAACAGCTTACTTAACTCTCCTAATGAGTATACAAATATGTCTAATCTGGTTTGGATTATGATGTACTTAAAACCTTGATTTTATTCTTTGGACACATTTTGTATTATTGACATATAACCTAACATGGTGTTAGGAAGGTAGGGATATTAACGTCAAACTAAGCATCCTATCAGTTTACCCAGTTACTTTGACTCAGCCAAATAACTATGGTATGGAAAGAAAAGGCAATTATAAGAAGGTATTCTTATAGAGAAAATTAATTAGGAGAAAACAAGGGGCAATTTCTCAAATCATAGAATCACAGTTTCTTGTCTGACATAGCAGTAAAAAttcactttaggaaaaaaaaaaatttcactttagGGACTGCTATAAATGTTCTAGTCTTCCCTAACAACCTATGGATCAGGTTCAAGGCAGATCCACACATAAAAAAATTCTAGCGGTGAGATAAGATGAAACACTTATCCATGCTTTGTTTTAGCAATCAGAAAACACCTTTGCATATCTGTTCCTAAAtaatctttccttatttttttcttgcttcttatttGGATCCCAAGTGCTttaactccattttatttttttattcttggaaAACTGGAGAAATCGTTTACCATgttcac includes:
- the DUS4L gene encoding LOW QUALITY PROTEIN: tRNA-dihydrouridine(20a/20b) synthase [NAD(P)+]-like (The sequence of the model RefSeq protein was modified relative to this genomic sequence to represent the inferred CDS: inserted 1 base in 1 codon), whose translation is MKSDCMQTTVCQEXKKDPIEMLHSGQLVKVCAPMVRYSKLAFRTLVRKYSCDLCYTPMIVAADFVRSIKARDSEFTTNQGDCPLIVQFAANDARLLSDAARIVCPYANGVDINCGCPQRWAMAEGYGACLINKPELVRDMVKQVRNQVENPRFSVSIKIRIHDDLTRTIDLCRKAEATGVSWITVHGRTVEERHQPVHYEAIKIIKENMSIPVIANGDIRNLKEAENIWHITGTDGVMVARGLLANPAMFAGYEETPLKCIWDWVDIALELGTPYMCFHQHLMYMMEKITSRQEKRVFNALSSTSAVLDYLTDHYGI